The Phyllostomus discolor isolate MPI-MPIP mPhyDis1 chromosome 9, mPhyDis1.pri.v3, whole genome shotgun sequence nucleotide sequence TGCCGGCGGGCCCCTGCATAGCAGATATAAACAGATTGAGCCTCAACGTTCACCCACACGGATCTGCAAGATGAAGCGGAGCAGCCTCTCTGCACTCACCatgaccttcctcctcctcctcctccgcctccaCGTGGCGCAGCCTGGGAGGACGAAAGGTGCGTGTAGGGCAAGGCGGTTCCGTGTgtggtgtgtgctgtgtggttGGTTGGGGTGGGGAACGTTTCCTCCGAGGCGTCCGGGGTACCCGCTGGCACGGCTGCCCCCGACTCACCCCGTGGCCTCGTTCCTCAGCCGTGAACAAACCTGGATACTGCCCAGAGTTCACACTTTCCTGCCCTTTCATGATGTTACCTCTGTGCCATCGCGACAAAGGTTGCAAGAAGTCCAAGAAGTGCTGTTTCTACAATTGCCGTAACCAGTGTATGGACCCGTGGTTTGAAGTAAGaggcctcccct carries:
- the LOC118496913 gene encoding WAP four-disulfide core domain protein 15A-like, which translates into the protein MKRSSLSALTMTFLLLLLRLHVAQPGRTKAVNKPGYCPEFTLSCPFMMLPLCHRDKGCKKSKKCCFYNCRNQCMDPWFEVETPS